One Polyangiaceae bacterium genomic window carries:
- a CDS encoding DUF1588 domain-containing protein, whose amino-acid sequence MSGLDTSETRKRTRRKLGAVLAAAALFAVGATAPGCTSDEVTAAQACAETRQLFAEQVWPILNAKCTGCHAPGGSAATGDNPKSRAAAFVLEWDAYPDFLDVNLDQVSRMVSEQIDGVPKFLVKPTGGDTHVGGAVIGKDSAEYKLFEQLAKQVQATAGTCGGTIVDPLAGVEVDGWATTFRRAAIILGGRLPADGEKGISDEASFDKALDALMTEPGFMRHVKESWNDVLLTNAGGDVQVGPFQFRLEDFPAMSVWRDGPDPQCAFKPDYDQCVYEYYTHWGTVRDALIEEPLALIANVVQKNAPFSEILTADYTMANPWSAIAYNAANQFPAPTYDNFGEWKEIKVVGNERGPVPHAGVLTTPAFLGRWVSTETNKNRARARMVYKAFLATNVLALAQRPVDTTALTGIANPTRNAPACAVCHTLIDPVATSFSNYSDTANFDYDPEITAATIPHQEMLPPGFGTERIAGQESALLPALVKMVTTDSRFALSVSQVAYKGIMGREVLRYPDDPADPAFKEKLAAWDAQDKFLHSLAEVFRTSGENYKEIIRAIVKSAFFRFKGTEVGNPQLALEIGAGRLLPPEILDRKIEAAAGIPWSIGGWGSKGQRPHDLYERYMILYGGIDSLAVTTRLTSANPLVANISERMANEIACRTVAFEFTQPAESRTLLKGVERDTTPENGEAKIRATIVELFERALGETHGPDDPEIDAAYAIFRDTYQEISTAGDAWYLPWDCLGIWNRKSSQIYSCGTPGWLDYDPTCYAFDEELPEGQKIDHDDKYTIGPWMAVVAYIFSDVRFIYE is encoded by the coding sequence ATGAGCGGACTCGATACATCCGAAACGAGAAAACGAACGAGACGGAAGTTGGGCGCGGTCCTTGCTGCCGCGGCACTTTTCGCGGTGGGCGCGACGGCGCCGGGCTGCACGAGCGACGAAGTAACGGCTGCGCAAGCATGCGCCGAGACGCGACAGCTCTTCGCCGAGCAGGTTTGGCCCATCCTGAATGCGAAATGCACCGGGTGCCATGCTCCAGGCGGGTCTGCTGCCACGGGCGACAACCCGAAATCGCGCGCTGCGGCATTCGTGCTCGAATGGGACGCGTACCCGGACTTTCTCGATGTGAACTTGGACCAAGTCAGCCGTATGGTGAGCGAGCAGATCGACGGCGTACCCAAGTTTTTGGTCAAGCCAACCGGCGGCGATACGCACGTCGGCGGTGCCGTCATTGGGAAAGACAGCGCCGAATACAAGCTCTTCGAGCAATTGGCGAAACAAGTTCAGGCGACCGCTGGCACGTGCGGCGGCACCATCGTCGATCCGCTCGCGGGCGTCGAAGTCGATGGCTGGGCGACGACATTTCGCCGTGCCGCCATCATTCTGGGTGGGCGATTGCCGGCGGACGGCGAAAAAGGCATTTCCGACGAAGCGAGCTTCGACAAGGCGCTCGACGCGCTCATGACCGAGCCTGGATTCATGCGGCACGTCAAAGAATCGTGGAACGACGTGCTTTTGACGAATGCAGGCGGCGATGTGCAGGTCGGCCCGTTCCAATTCAGGCTCGAAGACTTTCCCGCCATGAGCGTTTGGCGCGACGGACCTGATCCGCAGTGCGCCTTCAAGCCAGATTACGATCAATGCGTGTACGAGTATTATACTCATTGGGGGACGGTCCGGGATGCGCTCATCGAAGAGCCATTGGCCTTGATTGCCAACGTGGTTCAAAAGAACGCCCCGTTCAGTGAAATCCTCACGGCCGATTACACGATGGCCAATCCTTGGTCGGCCATTGCATACAACGCCGCGAATCAATTTCCTGCGCCGACGTACGATAACTTTGGCGAGTGGAAAGAAATCAAAGTCGTTGGTAACGAGCGCGGGCCGGTGCCTCATGCCGGCGTCCTCACGACACCCGCGTTCCTTGGGCGGTGGGTCAGCACGGAGACGAATAAAAACCGCGCACGGGCGAGAATGGTGTACAAGGCGTTTCTTGCGACCAACGTTCTCGCGCTCGCGCAAAGGCCCGTCGACACGACGGCGCTCACGGGCATTGCCAATCCGACCCGCAATGCGCCTGCGTGCGCTGTTTGCCATACGCTCATCGATCCGGTGGCGACGTCGTTTTCGAATTATTCGGACACCGCGAATTTCGATTACGATCCCGAAATCACGGCGGCGACGATTCCGCACCAAGAAATGCTCCCGCCGGGATTCGGCACGGAACGAATTGCTGGGCAAGAATCGGCCCTTCTCCCGGCGCTCGTGAAAATGGTCACGACGGATAGTCGCTTCGCATTGAGCGTCTCGCAAGTCGCCTACAAGGGCATCATGGGCCGCGAAGTCCTACGGTATCCGGACGACCCTGCCGATCCGGCATTCAAAGAAAAACTCGCTGCGTGGGACGCGCAAGACAAATTCCTCCATTCGCTCGCCGAAGTCTTCAGGACGTCGGGGGAGAACTACAAGGAAATCATTCGCGCCATCGTGAAGAGCGCGTTTTTCCGGTTCAAGGGAACGGAGGTGGGCAATCCTCAACTTGCTTTGGAAATCGGTGCGGGAAGGCTCTTACCGCCGGAAATTCTCGATAGAAAAATCGAAGCGGCGGCGGGCATTCCGTGGTCGATCGGCGGCTGGGGCTCGAAGGGGCAACGTCCACACGATTTATACGAACGGTATATGATCTTATACGGTGGTATAGATTCGCTGGCCGTGACCACGCGCCTCACGAGCGCCAACCCGCTCGTGGCGAACATTTCCGAGCGCATGGCGAATGAAATCGCCTGTCGCACGGTGGCGTTCGAATTCACGCAACCGGCAGAATCGAGGACGCTGCTCAAAGGCGTCGAGCGGGACACGACACCCGAAAATGGCGAGGCGAAGATTCGCGCGACGATCGTGGAGCTCTTCGAACGAGCGCTCGGGGAAACACACGGGCCGGACGATCCCGAAATCGACGCGGCATATGCCATTTTCCGCGATACGTACCAGGAGATCTCGACGGCGGGCGATGCGTGGTATCTCCCCTGGGATTGCCTCGGAATATGGAACAGGAAGTCGTCGCAGATTTATTCTTGCGGAACGCCCGGTTGGTTGGATTACGATCCGACCTGCTACGCATTCGACGAGGAACTGCCCGAGGGGCAAAAGATCGATCACGACGACAAATACACGATTGGCCCATGGATGGCCGTCGTCGCTTACATCTTTTCGGACGTCCGCTTCATCTACGAATGA
- the sseA gene encoding 3-mercaptopyruvate sulfurtransferase has protein sequence MEPLVSTEWLAAELGKDDLVIFDATKYLPNENRDGRNEFIATHIPGARFFDIDEVADKDTHLPHMVPSVGRFERLMGDMGVTNTMRVVFYDQKGIASSARGYWLMRLFGHDAVAVLDGGLPKWRNEGRVLQSGEPSAPIATKFSAAFRAQRLRGVGDMLANLATKAEIVLDARGAGRFAGTEPEPRPGVRSGHIPGAMNLPYAQLLGPGGTFLPPDALRERFAKAGIDGSKPVVTSCGTGVTACILSLGMRLAGLPEAPVYDGSWTEWGSRTDTPIETG, from the coding sequence ATGGAACCTCTCGTCAGCACCGAATGGCTCGCCGCTGAATTGGGCAAGGACGACCTCGTCATCTTCGATGCGACGAAGTATCTCCCGAACGAAAATCGTGATGGTCGCAATGAATTCATCGCGACGCACATTCCAGGTGCACGTTTTTTCGACATTGATGAAGTCGCAGACAAGGACACTCATTTGCCACACATGGTGCCGTCCGTCGGTCGATTCGAACGGCTCATGGGGGACATGGGCGTGACGAATACCATGCGCGTGGTGTTTTACGATCAAAAAGGCATTGCTTCTTCGGCGCGAGGGTATTGGCTCATGCGACTTTTCGGACACGATGCCGTCGCCGTGCTGGATGGAGGGCTCCCGAAATGGCGTAACGAAGGGCGTGTGCTGCAATCGGGCGAGCCATCTGCGCCGATTGCCACGAAATTCTCGGCTGCGTTTCGTGCGCAGCGCCTGCGAGGCGTGGGGGACATGCTCGCCAATCTCGCGACGAAAGCTGAAATCGTGCTCGATGCGCGTGGAGCGGGGCGATTTGCAGGGACAGAGCCCGAACCGCGCCCGGGCGTCCGATCGGGTCACATCCCTGGAGCCATGAATTTACCTTATGCCCAATTGCTCGGCCCGGGCGGCACGTTCCTGCCGCCGGATGCATTGCGGGAGCGATTTGCAAAGGCGGGTATCGATGGAAGCAAACCCGTCGTGACGAGTTGCGGCACGGGCGTCACGGCCTGCATTCTTTCGCTCGGAATGAGACTCGCCGGTTTGCCCGAAGCACCCGTGTACGACGGCTCGTGGACCGAATGGGGCAGCCGAACGGACACGCCGATTGAAACGGGGTGA
- a CDS encoding response regulator, translating to MTDPRALVLVVEDEPQMLRFMRATLGSHGYRLLEASTSAEALMLATTHNPELVLLDLGLPDGDGIDVTRRIREWSRMPIIVISARGREDDKVAALDAGADDYLTKPFGVNELLARMRVALRHARGSSATKAVQVLEFGELKIDLVRREVTIAGREVHLTPIEYKLLVLLAQHAGKVLTHQQILKEVWGPVYANQAHYVRVHMAELRKKIESNPARPKLLVTEPGVGYRLRDRGAEGAP from the coding sequence ATGACCGATCCTCGCGCGCTGGTATTGGTCGTCGAAGACGAACCGCAAATGCTGCGATTCATGCGCGCCACGCTTGGTTCGCACGGCTATAGGTTGCTCGAGGCAAGCACGTCGGCCGAAGCATTGATGCTCGCGACGACACATAACCCGGAGCTCGTCCTTCTCGATCTCGGGCTCCCCGACGGCGACGGAATCGATGTCACGCGGCGAATTCGTGAATGGAGCCGCATGCCGATCATCGTCATCTCTGCCCGCGGCCGAGAAGACGACAAGGTGGCGGCGCTCGATGCCGGCGCAGACGATTACTTGACAAAACCTTTCGGCGTGAACGAACTATTGGCGCGTATGCGCGTTGCGTTGCGCCACGCTCGAGGCTCGAGCGCCACGAAGGCCGTGCAAGTGTTGGAGTTTGGCGAATTGAAAATAGATTTGGTGCGCCGCGAGGTAACGATTGCTGGTCGTGAAGTGCACCTTACGCCCATTGAATACAAGTTGCTCGTGCTACTGGCTCAGCATGCCGGCAAGGTATTGACACATCAGCAAATCTTGAAAGAAGTATGGGGGCCAGTGTATGCAAATCAGGCGCATTACGTGCGCGTGCACATGGCCGAGTTGCGGAAGAAGATCGAATCGAACCCAGCACGACCCAAATTGCTGGTGACCGAGCCGGGCGTTGGATATCGATTGCGTGATCGAGGGGCGGAAGGTGCCCCGTGA
- a CDS encoding DUF4118 domain-containing protein, giving the protein MKNSTTDAPTEDDGRPDPDVLLRRAKEAEALEKRARGSGDVISGNPTADEKTEKIIVKKPPAAMTSYVLAALIVAAATGIAATAKAVYAVPDIEVLYFVAVMVAAAYLGRGPSILAAALSVVAYDLFFVPPFHLLDVADGRYLLTFLMMFGVGFFISELTARIRRQEQDARHREERTAALYALSRNLAAAADELGIAEIVAHQAAGVFGAPAMVLRVNESGELHTLAAEPASTVADTKELTVARWALEHGRLCGFGTDTLPGSKIVCAPLSVGGSVLGVLALAPTSPLGVEQRAFLEAFCRQSAFALERVRLSTEARAAALRAKTEETRSALLSAVSHDLRTPLASITGAATALRDDRGLGANSRTELLETICDEAERLERLVANLLDMTRLESGPVALKREWVPFEEVVGSALNRLERYLGERPIQIDLPDSLPLLSVDAVLFEQVFVNLLENVSRYTPAGSPVEIAARRVDDAVVLEIRDSGRGFVPGTEERVFEKFFRGEHAGKSGAGLGLPICRAIVEAHGGVISAENRPSGGALVRIVLPQVGQVPSIQSVQSTADEVSP; this is encoded by the coding sequence ATGAAGAATTCGACCACAGATGCACCGACCGAGGATGATGGGAGACCCGATCCCGATGTGTTGTTACGTCGCGCGAAGGAAGCGGAGGCTCTCGAGAAGCGCGCTCGAGGAAGTGGAGACGTCATCAGCGGCAATCCCACGGCGGACGAGAAGACGGAAAAAATCATTGTAAAAAAGCCGCCCGCGGCAATGACGTCGTATGTGCTCGCGGCGCTCATCGTCGCTGCGGCGACGGGTATTGCAGCCACGGCCAAGGCCGTGTATGCGGTGCCGGATATCGAAGTATTGTATTTCGTCGCCGTCATGGTGGCTGCGGCATATCTGGGGCGAGGGCCTTCGATTCTCGCCGCGGCGCTTTCGGTCGTCGCGTACGATTTGTTTTTCGTGCCACCGTTTCACCTGTTGGATGTTGCCGATGGGCGATATTTATTGACTTTCTTGATGATGTTCGGCGTGGGATTTTTCATCAGTGAATTGACCGCGCGCATTCGCAGGCAGGAGCAAGATGCTCGGCATCGCGAGGAGCGTACGGCGGCGCTTTATGCGCTCAGTCGCAATCTCGCGGCTGCTGCCGACGAGCTCGGGATTGCAGAGATCGTCGCGCATCAGGCAGCGGGGGTATTCGGTGCGCCCGCGATGGTTCTGCGCGTGAATGAAAGTGGCGAGCTGCATACGCTGGCAGCCGAGCCGGCTTCGACCGTCGCGGATACCAAGGAGCTCACCGTGGCACGCTGGGCGCTCGAGCATGGGCGATTATGTGGTTTTGGAACGGACACGCTCCCCGGCTCGAAAATCGTATGCGCTCCGCTCAGCGTGGGCGGCTCGGTCCTCGGCGTGCTCGCGCTCGCTCCAACGTCGCCGCTCGGGGTGGAGCAACGGGCGTTTTTGGAAGCATTCTGTCGTCAATCGGCATTTGCGCTGGAGCGCGTGCGGCTTTCGACCGAAGCGAGGGCCGCCGCATTGCGCGCAAAAACGGAAGAAACGCGCAGCGCATTGCTGTCCGCAGTTTCGCACGACCTCAGAACACCGCTCGCTTCGATTACGGGCGCCGCAACTGCGCTCCGCGACGATCGAGGACTTGGCGCGAATAGTCGCACCGAGCTGCTCGAGACCATTTGTGACGAAGCCGAACGCCTCGAGCGCCTGGTCGCCAATTTGCTCGACATGACGCGGCTCGAATCCGGTCCCGTCGCTTTGAAACGCGAGTGGGTCCCGTTCGAAGAAGTGGTTGGCTCGGCACTGAACCGCCTCGAACGATATCTTGGAGAAAGGCCCATACAAATCGATTTGCCTGATTCGCTTCCGCTGCTTTCGGTGGATGCGGTTCTTTTCGAGCAAGTATTCGTCAATTTGTTGGAAAATGTCTCGCGCTACACTCCCGCGGGATCACCGGTCGAAATCGCAGCGCGCAGGGTCGATGATGCTGTCGTTCTCGAAATACGAGATTCCGGTCGAGGGTTTGTCCCGGGGACCGAGGAACGCGTTTTCGAGAAGTTTTTCCGGGGCGAACATGCCGGCAAATCAGGCGCTGGACTCGGGCTTCCTATTTGCAGAGCGATCGTCGAAGCACATGGAGGCGTCATTTCTGCAGAAAATCGCCCGAGCGGCGGCGCCCTCGTGCGTATCGTTCTGCCGCAGGTCGGGCAGGTTCCCTCCATTCAGTCCGTCCAATCGACCGCAGACGAGGTATCCCCATGA